The DNA segment GGGTGATCGAGCCGTGGCTGTCGTACAAGGTGAAGCGGCAGGTGGAGCCGTTCGCCCAGTGGGGCCTGATGTTCGTGTTCGCGCTGCTGTGGGTGCCGTCGGTCAACCAGGTGTTCTTCGGCGTGGTCGACGACGTCATGCGCGCGCTGGGCGTGGGCGCCGACTCGTCCGACTGCGGCTACTGGCTCTACCGCTTCTGGCAGGGCACGCCCGAGCTGTGCGTCAGCCCGTGACGGAGCCGCCGCGCGCCGCGGTGGCCCGTCCGCGCTTGACGGCGAAGAAGGTCATGTTGGACGACAGGCCGGCCAGCAGCACCCAGATGATCCCCAGCCAGCTGCCCTGGACGAACGAGACGACCGCCGCGGCCACGGCGAGGAGGCAGACGATCAGGCTGTAGAGGGCGATACGGGGCATGGGGTTCGGCTCCTGTCGGGGGACACTGCTACGCCGACCAGTGTCCCCCATGCCCCCCGCGCACCCGTCGCCCGGGCACGCCGGGGTTGTCTCAGACGTCGGTGACGCGCAGCCCGGCGTGCGCCTTGTACCGGCGGTTGACCGAGATCAGGTTCGCGACCAGTCCCTCGACCTGGTGGGCATTGCGCAGCCGGCCCGCGTAGACACCGCGCATGCCGGGGATGCGCCCGGCCAGCGCCTGCACCAGGTCGGTGTCGGCCCGCTTGTCGCCGAGGACCATCACATCGGTGTTGATCTCCTCGGTCTCCGGGTCCTCCAGGAGGACGGCCGAGAGGTGGTGGAAGGCGGCGGTGACCCGGGAGTCCGGCAGCAGCGCGGCGGCCTGCTGGGCGGCGCTGCCCTCCTCGGGCGTGAGCGCGTAGGCGCCCTGCTTGTCGAAGCCGAGCGGGTTGACACAGTCCACGACGAGCTTGCCGGCCAGGTCCTCGCGCAGCGCGGTCAGGGTCGCGCCGTGGCCGTCCCACGGTACGGCGACGATCACGATGTCGCTGCGGCGCGCGGTCTCGGCGTTGTCGGCGCCCTCGACGCCGTACCCGAGTTCCTCGGCGGCGGCCTGGGCGCGCTCGGCGGCGCGCGAGCCGATGATCACCTTCTGGCCGGCCTTGGCGAGCCGGTGGGCGAGGCCCTTGCCCTGGGGGCCGGTGCCGCCGAGCACGCCGACGACGAGGCCGGAGACGTCGGGCAGGTCCCAGGGGTCCCTGGCGGGGGCCTTCGCGGCGGTGGGTGCGCTGTCGGTAGAGGTCATGCGCCGACTGTACGTCCGTGACGGACGGGGTGCCGGGCCGGGTGGGGCGCGGCACGGGCCCCGGGGCGGGGAGGGGTGACGGCGTCCCCAGGTCGGGCGAATCCGGGCCGAACTCCTCATCGGGTGCGACCGGTTGCGGCAGGATGCGGTCGCATGGACGCCGTACGGGTCGCGTTGCTGCGCGAAGTGCTCGCCGGAACCGAGTGGTTGGGGGCCACGCGGCGGTTCGCGGGGGTGCTGCGCGGCTCGGTGGTGGCCCACGGGGGCGGGCTGCTGCTGGTGGGCACGCCCGAGTACGAGCCCTGGCACCTGGCCGCGCACCTGGTGGACGAGGCGGCCTGGTCGGGCACGCCCGAGCTGGCCCCGACCCTGGTACGCCACGACGCCCGCCCCTGCGACCCCGCCCATCTCGCCGTCGGCCCGGGCAGGATCGAGGCGGCCCGCCGCGGCGAGACCCTCCTGGTCGTCGCCCCCGAGGAGCCCGCGGCCCTGCTGGAGCGGGTCCACGCGGCACGCCGCGCCGGGGCCACGGTCCTGTCCCTGGGCGCGGCCGCGGGCGAGCTGGCCGCGATGTCCCACGACGCGCTCCCCGTCCCCGAGACCGCGGAACTGGACCTGGACAGCGTCCAGCACCTGGTCAGTGCCGCGGCGGGCGAGAACGCCGGCCCTCCGAGACCGCGCAGGGGCTTCCGGGACCGCCTGTCCCGACTGGCCGACATCCTCACGGCCCCACCGGCGGCGCCCTGGTGAGCCCCCGCCGCCAGGCGCCGCGCTCAGCCTCGTTCGCCCGGCGTGCCGGCGTCCGCCGTGCCGTCGTTCGGTGTGTCGCCGTCCGCCGTGTCGTCGTCCGCCGCGCGGTCGTGCCAGCGGGGGTCGGTCTCCCATTCGAGGTTGCGTTCGCGTGCCGTCTCCAGGGCGCGCTGGGCCTCCTGCGGGCTGGTGTACGGCCCGAACCGGTTCCTGCCCGGGCAGTCGGGCCCCTCTTCGACCTTCTTGTGCTCCAGGCAGTAGTACCACTCGCCGGGCTTGCCGACGGTGCGCTTCTTGAACAGGGCCATCGACGGCTCCTCTCGCCACCCACATGTTCCCGCATGCCCGCTGGTTAGACTCGCTGGCATGTCTGGCCAGTCGCTGCTCGTACCAGGGGAGCTGTCTCCCACCCGTTCGGTGCCCGGAAACATCCGCCGCCCCGAGTACGTCGGAAAGCCCGCTCCGACTCCGTACACCGGGCCGGAGGTGCAGACCCCGGAGACCGTCGAGGCGATGCGGACCGCCGGCCGTATCGCCTCGCGGGCGATGGAGGAGGCCGCGAAGATCATCGCTCCCGGCGTCACCACGGACGAACTGGACAGGGTCGCGCACGCGTACATGTGCGACCACGGGGCCTACCCGTCCACGCTGGGCTACCGCGGCTTCCCCAAGTCGCTGTGCACGTCGGTCAACGAGGTCATCTGCCACGGCATCCCGGACTCGACGGTCCTCAAGGACGGCGACATCGTCAACCTGGACGTGACGGCGTACATCGGCGGGGTGCACGGCGACAACAACGCCACCTACCTGGTCGGGGACGTGGACGAGGAGTCGCGGCTGCTGGTGGAGCGCACCCGGGAGGCGCTGAACCGGGCGATCAAGGCGGTCAGGCCGGGGCGGCAGATCAACATCATCGGCCGGGTCATCGAGTCGTACGCCAAGCGCTTCGGCTACGGGGTGGTGCGGGACTTCACCGGGCACGGCATCAGCACCTCGTTCCACTCCGGGCTGATCGTCCCGCACTACGACAGTCCGCACGCGACGACCGTCATGCAGCCGGGGATGACCTTCACGATCGAGCCCATGCTGACGCTGGGCACGCACGAGTACGACATGTGGGACGACGGCTGGACCGTCGTGACGAAGGACCGCGCGCGCACGGCCCAGTTCGAGCACACGCTGGTGGTGACGGACACGGGAGCGGACATCCTGACCCTGCCGTGACCGGAGCACGCCGAAACGGAGGCCCGTCCCGACCTGTCGGGGCGGGCCTCCCCGCGTTCGCGTCCCGGTGGCGCGGCTCGTCCACCGTCAGGCTTCCCGATGTTTTCCCGACGTCCTGTCGGTAAACTTACCGACAGGACGTCGGCAACCCGGGGAGAGCCCATGGAGTCGTTCTCGAGCCTCATCCGCACCGCGTCACGCGAGCAGCACGGGCGCGTGCGCGCCTCCGCGTTCATCGGCGGCCTGCTCGACGGCAGGCTGGGCGTGTCCGCGTACGCCCGCTACACCGAGCAGCTGTGGTTCGTCTACGAGGCGCTGGAGAGTGCGGCCGAGCGGCTGGCGGCGGACCCGGTGGCCGGGCCGTTCCTCCGGCCGGAGCTGCTGCGGCTGCCCGCGCTGGAGCGGGACCTGGCGCATCTGCGCGGCGCGGACTGGCGGGCGGGCCTGTCCGCGCTGCCCGCGACCCGGGCCTACGCCGACCGCATCCGCGCGTGCGCCGCGCACTGGCCCGGCGGCTACGTCGCCCACCACTACACCCGCTACCTCGGCGACCTGTCCGGCGGCCAGATCATCCGCGACCGGGCGGAGAGCACATGGGGCTTCGCGCGGAAGGGCGACGGGGTCCGCTTCTACGTCTTCGAGGGGATCGCCAACCCGGCCGAGTTCAAGCGGGGTTACCGCACCCTGCTGGACTCGGTCGACGCGGACGAGCTGGAGCGGCAGCGGATCGTGACCGAGTGCCGGGAGGCGTACGCCCTGAACGCGGGGGTCTTCCGGGCCCTGGACGAGGAGTTCCCGCTGACGGCGTAGGGCCCCGGCCGGAGGCCGCCTTCCGGACCTTGGGCGCGGAGTGCGCGTGGGCCTTGGGGGCGGGGTGCGCGTGGGCCTTGGGCGCAAAGTCCCCGCCCTCCCCCGGACGCGGAGTCCCCGCTCGGCGTCCGGGGGCCCGGCCGGAGCCGGACGGCGGGACCTGGGGGGTGTCGTTTGGATCAGGTCGGATCAGGCCGCGGCGTCCGGTGCGGTGCCTCGCAAGGCGGAGGATCTGCCGCGTACCGGACGTACTCGGCTGATCCGACAACGCGGCGAGGTGCCGTGCCGGGCGTCGCGAACCCGAGCTGATCCAAACGACACCCCCTAGCTGTATTGCCCTGTGAGGTTGGGGACGCGGCTGGCGGGTGGTTTGCCTGCGAGCGCGGTGTGTCCGCGGTGGTGATTGTAGGAGTGCAGCCAGCGGGGGAACGCGTCGCGTCGTTCCTGTTCTGAGTGGTAGGGCTTTGCGTAGGCCCATTCGTCGAGCAGGGTGCGGTTGAGTCGTTCGACCTTGCCGTTGGTCTGTGGCCGGTAGGGCCGGGTTCGCTTGTGGGTGATCCCGGCCGCCGTCAGGGTTTCGCGCCAGAGGTAGGACTTGTAGCAGGCTCCGTTGTCGGTCAGGACCCGTTCGACGGTGATCCCGACGCCGGTGAAGTAGGCGTGTGCGCGTGTCCAGAAGGCGGTGGCGGTCTCTTTCTTCTCGTCCGTGTGGATCTCGCTGTAGGCGAGGCGGGAGTGGTCGTCGACGGCGGTGTGGATGTAGCTGTAGCCGGCTCCGGAGCGGGTTTTGCGGCCTGCCTGGCGGCCCAGGGCCTTGTGGCCGCCGCCGTCGGGGATGTTGCCGAGCTTCTTGATGTCCACGTGCACGAGTTCGCCGGGCCGGTCGCGTTCGTAGCGGCGTATGACCCGGCCGGTGGCTCGGTCGAGGTGGCTGAGCCGGGCCAGGCCGAAGCGGACCAGGATGCGGTGCACGGTGGAGGGCACCAGGCCCAGCAGGTGCGCGATGCGGGCAGGTCCCCACCGCCGTGTGAGGCGGACCTTGATGATCCGGCGTTCGGCCCGCGTCGGCGTGCGTCGAGGGCTGTGGTGGGGGCGGCTGGAACGGTCGCTCATCCCCGCCTCGCCGAGTTGGCGGTATCGCCCGGCCCACCGCTGGGCTGTGGTCGGCGAGACCTGGAACCGCTCCGCCGCCCGGCGCAGAGGCCATCCGTCATCAACCACGCAGCGGGCCAGCCGCAGACGTCCGGTCTCGGTCAGAGGTGCATTACGGTGGGGCATGAGGGCCTTTCGGGCTGGTGTAGACGTCGCAATCCACACCGAACCCGGAAGGCCCTCACTCGTTCAAGATCCCCAGACGGTGACCACTGTCACCGCACCCAACCTCCGTGGACAGAACACCTAGCGCTCCAGGTACACCCGTCCGCCGACCTCCACCCAGCCGTGC comes from the Streptomyces sp. NBC_00820 genome and includes:
- the npdG gene encoding NADPH-dependent F420 reductase gives rise to the protein MTSTDSAPTAAKAPARDPWDLPDVSGLVVGVLGGTGPQGKGLAHRLAKAGQKVIIGSRAAERAQAAAEELGYGVEGADNAETARRSDIVIVAVPWDGHGATLTALREDLAGKLVVDCVNPLGFDKQGAYALTPEEGSAAQQAAALLPDSRVTAAFHHLSAVLLEDPETEEINTDVMVLGDKRADTDLVQALAGRIPGMRGVYAGRLRNAHQVEGLVANLISVNRRYKAHAGLRVTDV
- the map gene encoding type I methionyl aminopeptidase; translated protein: MSGQSLLVPGELSPTRSVPGNIRRPEYVGKPAPTPYTGPEVQTPETVEAMRTAGRIASRAMEEAAKIIAPGVTTDELDRVAHAYMCDHGAYPSTLGYRGFPKSLCTSVNEVICHGIPDSTVLKDGDIVNLDVTAYIGGVHGDNNATYLVGDVDEESRLLVERTREALNRAIKAVRPGRQINIIGRVIESYAKRFGYGVVRDFTGHGISTSFHSGLIVPHYDSPHATTVMQPGMTFTIEPMLTLGTHEYDMWDDGWTVVTKDRARTAQFEHTLVVTDTGADILTLP
- a CDS encoding biliverdin-producing heme oxygenase encodes the protein MESFSSLIRTASREQHGRVRASAFIGGLLDGRLGVSAYARYTEQLWFVYEALESAAERLAADPVAGPFLRPELLRLPALERDLAHLRGADWRAGLSALPATRAYADRIRACAAHWPGGYVAHHYTRYLGDLSGGQIIRDRAESTWGFARKGDGVRFYVFEGIANPAEFKRGYRTLLDSVDADELERQRIVTECREAYALNAGVFRALDEEFPLTA
- a CDS encoding IS481 family transposase, with the translated sequence MPHRNAPLTETGRLRLARCVVDDGWPLRRAAERFQVSPTTAQRWAGRYRQLGEAGMSDRSSRPHHSPRRTPTRAERRIIKVRLTRRWGPARIAHLLGLVPSTVHRILVRFGLARLSHLDRATGRVIRRYERDRPGELVHVDIKKLGNIPDGGGHKALGRQAGRKTRSGAGYSYIHTAVDDHSRLAYSEIHTDEKKETATAFWTRAHAYFTGVGITVERVLTDNGACYKSYLWRETLTAAGITHKRTRPYRPQTNGKVERLNRTLLDEWAYAKPYHSEQERRDAFPRWLHSYNHHRGHTALAGKPPASRVPNLTGQYS